The region GAAGTCTCTGAGCGACTCGCTGCCGACCGACCCGCTCTGCATCCACAACTCGTCGCTGTTCGCCCTGCAGAACCTGCAGCCCTGGGCCTCCGAGGAGCCCGGCAAGCTGGGCTCTGTCACCGCGCTGGTgtgagggcggggccagcaCCAGCCCCGCCATGGCCACGCTCCCATTGGCCAGCATGCCAActgacacaccgtcctgctgatGAACCAACTTACGGCTTACGGATGACTGACCAACtcactgactgattgactgactgactgactggcttactgactgactgactgactgactgactgactgactgactgctggctgactgactgactgactgactgactgactgtctgattgactgaatgactgactgactgaccattTGCTGTTAGGTCATCACAGGACTCGTCTCCATTTTGTcctccattttctctccctccatgtcAGTTGCTCAGtcctgggcagagagggggaggagaagatAAACTGCAGCGTGtttgagccccgccccctctccagAACACTGATCCTGGGCCCCGTTTCACCAAGCAGGACAACTGCGCCAAGgaaaacctggaaccctcccaaatctggagcaTGGACTGAAGTataaagagctgttccaggttttaccgAGTGCCGTTATCCAGCTATCCAGTattcctgctctgtgataccgGCCCAGAAGGGACTGGGGTTTGCATGAGGGGTGAGGAGGCCGATCCTGGATCAGCTGAAGGTGGGGTACTCCCAGCAGGACCAGTCACAGGTTGTATATAAGGCTGATCCTGGATCAACTGAAGGTGGGGTACTCCCAGCAGGACCAGTCACAGGTTGTATATAAGGCTGATCCTGGATCAACTGAAGGTGGGGTACTCCCAGCAGGACCAGTCACAGGTTGTATATAAGGCTGATCCTGGATCAACTGAAGGTGGGGTACTCCCAGCAGGACCAGTCACAGGTTGTATATAAGGCTGATCCTGGATCAACTGAAGGTGGGGTACTCCCAGCAGGACCAGTCACAGGTTGTATATAAGGCTGATCCTGGATCAACTGAAGGTGGGGTACTCACAGCAGGACCAGTCACAGGTTGTATATAaggctgatcctggatcagctgaAGGTGCGGAATGCTGAGCAGGAGCATTCACAGGTTGTATATAaggctgatcctggatcacCTGAAGGTGGGGTACTCTCAGCAGGAGCAGTCACAGGTTGTATATAaggctgatcctggatcagctgaAGGTGGGCTGCTCTCAGCAGGAGCTGTCACAGGTTGTATTTAaggctgatcctggatcagctgaAAGTGGGGTACTcccagcaggagcagctgcaggttgTATATAaggctgatcctggatcagctgaAGGTGGGCTACTcccagcaggagcagctgcaggttgTATATAAGGCTGGTCCTGGATCAGTGGTGCGTAGGGGTTTGGGCTCAAGCTGGACTGGCTGCTCAGATACTCTGGTCTCCGAGCAGAAGCAGCAATGACTCCATATGAACAGTGACCTGGTGACCGGACCGTTGGCTGGGAGAgtgactgggggggtgggggtggtgttaGCGGGGGGTCTTTGGGGAGGGGagtgtaatgtgtttgtgtactgtactTAATGAAGGGACCCTGCTAACTTTTAAATGTCTGGGTTCGTACACAGCTGTGAAAGGGAAGGACCCGTGAATGCTACTTTATATCTGAGCACTCtgtaaataacaataaaaatgtttttctttaaaaccaACTGCTTTCTGTGTTTGATACAGCCACATATATATTCATAAACATGATCTCTTTCATCATGTCTgaatattaaacacattttacagaagATTCAGCgttttaatgaacacattttacagaAGATTCAAAGTTTTAAATGAGCACATTTTACGGATTCATAAATGTACTAAATATACCTGTGTCCTGTTGGCCCTCACTCTGCATATTTTAGATGGATGGTGGCGATGTTCATAAATATTTCCTTTCCATGGGATTATACTTCGGTAAATAAGAGTGGCATTATATCCCTTTTATCATTAATTCTGGCATGTAGTATTTTATGGGAAAGCTTAGGCGACCAACCGCTAAAAGAAAATTATGATCGTTCATCAGTCTCCACCTACTGTTTAAAAGTGGAATTACACCCGTTCGTCACAGCCACAGAGCTGTCCATGCTGCCAATGCGCTCTGCAACccactgacccaggatcagccTGTGCGACTCACATCCATAACAGGGATAAAGTCACAGCTGATACCAGACCAGTGGATGCAGGCAGCATGGAACTTACATACCAGGGCTGACCAACACTGATCCTGgggatctaccgtcctgtaggctttcatttcaaccctaatttggcgcaCCTGATTTTACCAAATAGGAGCTCAGagacctctagctgttgaatgaggtgtgcttcatgagggttggagtgaaagcctacaggacggtagatctccagcagcagggttgggcaggccTGTTAAACATAGTACAGCCTTGCACACCAGCTGCTTTCACTCCGCTTACCTCCTGATCCAAGCAGctgaaataatgagaaatcactgcacacatacctgcaggacctggagttgagcaGCGCTGCAatgctgcacagagctgcatcTGGTGTtgcactgctgccctctgctggacatgACCTGCAACAGCACAGACTTAGTGCCACATGATCCAGCTAGTCAGACCTCAAACCAGGTACTGAACCCAGGGACACCAGGCCGGCGGTACTGAACCCAGAAAGACCAGGCCTGCGGTACTGAACCCAGAAAGACCACGCCTGCGGTACTGAACCCAGAAAGACCAGGCCTGCGGTACTGAACCCAGAAAGACCAGGCCGGCGGTACTCTACCCAGGGAGAGTCAGACAGGACTCCCGTTTTTCTGATCAGTCCTACATCACCTAAGACACTTTAATTCTGCTGTACATTCTTTcctgaaaaaatgcatttcagttaaTTACAATTGGGTTAGTAACATTTCATGGAATATTGCATCATATATTATGTTCCCCTATGAAACCCAGCAGGGTAACCACAGAACCCAGCAGAGTAACTACAGAACCCAGCAGAGTACCCACAGAACCCAGCAGAGCACCCACAGAACCCAGCATGGATAGaggacacagaacagaacacccACAGCATGTTTCTCCATAAATGTCTTTTATTTCATAAACCATATTCTGAAAGTTTTTCTAACAATGAACGGAAACAGGTGCAcgatgactgtgtgtgtgtgtgtgggggggggggttaaaaggGCAGGACAGGGGCAACAGCACCTCTGTCCCACAGGAACaccaatgtaaaataataataaaaataaaacaaaaaggggaaataaaataaaaactggtgTAACTGTGGCAGCCTAGCCCCTGCCATCTGAGCGGGCGTCCAGATTGGCCAGAACCCACCCCTGAAATGGGGACGCACCCCTGAAATCGGGGCCTCGTTACAGTATTTACCAGCAGGCTTCACTTCTGAAGGCTCAATGATTGGTGGaatggttggggggggagggggggcagtggagTCATAaacaggtgtgggggggggaaaataaaaaaataattttaaaaaaacattcacaaaaaagaaaaaaaaaaatctaatcatttTCTATCCTTGACAGTCTGTCTCCACTTCCACAGCTCCTGGATCatctggggagagagggaaatcATATCCAATTTAATCATCATAACCACATAAATAATCATAACCATAGTCATAACTGCATGAATAATAGGCACATGAAATAAAGAGCTGAAGTTTCTCTGCGGGGGGCGGGGATCGTGCTCAGCGGTTGCCGGGGGTTACGCTCACCTTGGAATCTTTTACATGGAAACCGTTCTTTATGTAATTCTCAAACTTGGCCTCCACCTTGGGCAGCATCACACCCTGCAGGGAACACAGagtcagtctcacacacactgtatacacacacacaccacacccagactctctctctctcactctcacacacacacaccatacatacacaccttCTCAATGTTGGCctttattttgttctgtatcTCTTCCATGGTTGGGGGGCTGCGGGGGGTCTGTGGTGTTTTGGGGGTCCCCTTTTCTGTTCTGACTTTGGCATCTGGGGTCTTTCCCTGGAAATCCCAGAAACATGTCCAgtctcacaacacacactgtTATACACACTACTCCATCActgctaaacacacacagctaaacacacactgccctaTCACTGCACAGGGAGGGTAgtagagcagtgcattgtgggagatgcACACACCTTGTTTTGTTTGCCTGTGGGCGTGGTCGTGTTGGGGGTTTTTCCGTTCTGGGCGGGGCTCTTGGCCGGGGTCTTCTTGGGCTGGAGCAGGAGGGTTGGGATTAGGGTAAGAGAcaggtcaaccataaaataaccCCAAAACAGCCCACTTCTGCCAACTGAACACCCAAAACAGCCCACTTCTGACTGAGCACCCAAAACAGCCCACTTCTGACTAAACACCCAGAACAGCCCACTTCTGACTGAGCACCCAAAACAGCCCACTTCTGACTGAGCACCCAGAACAGCCCACTTCTGACTAAACACCCAAAACAGCCCACTTCTGACTGAACACCCAGAACAGCCCACTTCTGACTGAACAGAGCCGTAACACTGAGGACCAGTCAGACATCTACCTTCACTGGAGagtcttcttcctcctcttcctcatcctcacttCCCTCGTCATcgtcatcttcatcttcatcactgCAGAGGGGACATGCATTAAGACACCAGACAGAGCATCGCAGGAATCCAAACCCCAGGAACAGACCTGCATACTTACTCTTCgtcatcatcttcctcatcaGCCTCTTCATCCATCTTCATCTTTTTCTGAGGGGGAAGAGGGTCAGATACAAGATCAGTTCAGTAACATCGCTGGATAAGGGATGCGAGCAggcaatgcagtgtgtgtgtgtgagacagtgcgtgtgtgtgtgtgtgtgagagtgtgtgtgtgtgtgtgtgtgagtgtgtgtgtgtgtgtgtgtgtgtgtgagagcgtgtgagtgtggtgtgtgtgcatttgatttgtttgtgaATGATACTGACAGGGCAGGTTTTTAAAGTCTGGTCTCCTGAAGTCCAGAAGTGCACATTCTAATTGTAGCTGAATATGAGCTGATGACACATCGAGTTGAAGGCAGCAGTTAAGCCACAGTCACTCACGTAAAGTCACCACCTAAACCCGATTCGGAaaaactcacgcacacatgctcacctgGGGTTTGGCCACGGACGGCAAGGCCAGCCTCTTAGTGGATGTTTTcaccacctcctcttcctcctcctcatcgtcatcatcttcatcaaaaGACTGGTCTGCATCTGCcactgagaggagagaggcgtGGGGTGAATCCAGGGAGGATAGCACCGCTCAGGAGCGTTAGCGCCAGGGGAATGCTTTCAGCTCCATTCTGGCTCTATGCAGTGCTGGGAGACACCTCCATTCTGGCGCTATGCAGATTGCATGGCAGACACCTCCATTCTGGCTCTATACAGATTGCATGGCAGACACCTCCATTCTGGCTCTATGCAGATTGCATGGCAGACACCTCCATTCTGGCTCTACGCACAGTGGTGGGAGACACTTACTGATGAGGTGCTGCCCGCTGATGTGGACGGGGCCAGAGCCAGACTTCAGCCTGAACACTGCAGGAGGAGAGATCTCAAACCCCCCCAGACACACCTGCAACACAAAGCACACGTGGCCCACTGTGTTCAATACAGCAACTTCCAGGACACACTACCTgaacacctgtaacacacacagggggaagGCTGCCATCGCAGACCAGGGCTGCTGGCCAGTCATGTCACACTACAGTGagtctgcacacacaggaacGCACCACACCTGTGAACACgcaatgcaacacacacagactatacGCGTTAGGCTGCAGGTGAGTGGAGGCAGAGTGTTagactgcaggtgtgtggaggCAGAGTGTTAGGCTGCAGGTATGTGGAGGCAGAGTGTtaggctgcaggtgtgtggaggCAGAGCGTTAGGCTGCAGGTGAGTGGAGGCAGAGTGTTagactgcaggtgtgtggaggCAGAGTGTTagactgcaggtgtgtggaggCAGAGTGTtaggctgcaggtgtgtggaggCAGAGTGTtaggctgcaggtgtgtggaggCAGAGTGTTAGGCTGCAGGTATGTGGAGGCAGAGTGTtaggctgcaggtgtgtggaggCAGAGTGTTAGGCTGCAGGTATGTGGAGGCAGAGCGTtaggctgcaggtgtgtggaggCAGAGCGTtaggctgcaggtgtgtggaggCAGAGCGTtaggctgcaggtgtgtggaggCAGAGTGTtaggctgcaggtgtgtggaggCAGAGTGTtaggctgcaggtgtgtggaggCAGAGTGTTAGGCTGCAGGTATGTGGAGGCAGAGTGTtaggctgcaggtgtgtggaggCAGAGTGTtaggctgcaggtgtgtggaggCAGAGTGTtaggctgcaggtgtgtggaggCAGAGTGTtaggctgcaggtgtgtggaggCAGAGTGTTAGGCTGCAGGTATGTGGAGGCATGGCAGGACTCACGCTAGGCAGAGACGAGGGGTTTAGCGTGGCCAGGATGGCCTTGACTTCCTGGCCCTCCGAGTTGTGACCTTCGACCTCCACCACATGCAGCTCGTCCTTGGTGCTGGAGTCCACACACACCTAGGGAGGGAAGAACAGCAGGTGAGACACACCtgcactgatgacatcacacaggtaGCACGGCTGGGGAGCCCGCTCACTTACCATCCGCAGAGACAGCTGGTGCTCAAAGTCATCATCCtcggggttaaaggtcacatcCTTACCAGCTTTCAGCTCACAACCTGAAAGAGGACCGAGGAGATGAGCCACGTGAGGGAAAGGGAGTAGAAGACATCGAAACAGGGAATCTTCCCAGTGCAGTCTAGTTTTGTCTTAGACAAAGACTAATTGAATAGAACTCAGCTGCCTGCAATAAAAGTCAAGATGGCAGTACAGCACCGTTTATTTGGAGGTCAGGCCACCCGGGAAAACCAAGACGTGCCACATGGTTACCTAAACCTCTCTAAATCCCGGAGTCCCAGGCACAACCACGTGCTTCCGCGGTGGTCGCGTGCCTCAGTCTACTGGGCCCTCCCCTGTCCAGATGACTAAACCCGATTCATGCGCCGCCAGTAAGAATCAGCCGCCATAAGAACCTCCACCAGTGCCGGTTAAATGCGCACTTCATAACTGGTTGCTGGACATTAGCGAAATGTCAAGCCCGATATAAACACAGCGCATTGTTTCAGTCATTTTCGCACGTGGACACAActtcagacacacgcacacagaattTATGAACGACAAACAGCTTTAGAAGTGCGCAAAGCCTGCCAGCTAACGGCAACGACTCGTTTCTATACCGGTTTGTAAACAAACGGTCAAATTAGTAAACCTTAAATCAAACTGTTAATGGACATTTACCCGTTTCAGCGACCTGTCTAAAGTATCAAACCGAGTGTGGTGTCGGGGCACAAGCTCCCGTGCGCGCCGGCTCCTGCGTGTACGCAGGCCCGCAGCCGCCATATGGCCTGCTACACACACGTGTTCAGACACGGGAGCACGGCATGCACTCACCAGAGCTTGCTGGCTAGTCAGCACCTTCCTAAAATCCTGCAAATTCGCTTTGGATACTATAATCGTGTATTTTTGCACTATGCAGACAGTGAGGTAGCATATTTATTGCGATACAGGCTAAGATTCCACACGTGGTGCTTTATGGACTGTAACGCTGGATGAACCCTTATTTAAACTGGCTTCTCCCCATTTCAGCCAACGACAGAGAGCGCTGACTGCCCACGATATTGCGTCGCTTCTGTAGTCATCACAACTGAACACAAATGTCGGCTGTGTTAACCAAAATTGGCTGAAAAGGTTGGCTttgttaactagctagccaTTTGAAGTTAGCAAGATACCACGCTACGTACTGACTGCGTTTAGCTAGAAAGCACACGAAGACACTCCGCTAGCAGAATACAGTATTTAAGGACAAAAGGCTATGGCGAAGCTAACACGTGGTTCTCACCATAAAGAAAGTTCTGCGGTCCCAGCTGGTCCATTTCCATCCCGTTCATACTTCGCTTC is a window of Anguilla rostrata isolate EN2019 chromosome 9, ASM1855537v3, whole genome shotgun sequence DNA encoding:
- the npm1a gene encoding nucleophosmin 1a, whose protein sequence is MNGMEMDQLGPQNFLYGCELKAGKDVTFNPEDDDFEHQLSLRMVCVDSSTKDELHVVEVEGHNSEGQEVKAILATLNPSSLPSVCLGGFEISPPAVFRLKSGSGPVHISGQHLIMADADQSFDEDDDDEEEEEEVVKTSTKRLALPSVAKPQKKMKMDEEADEEDDDEDDEDEDDDDEGSEDEEEEEEDSPVKPKKTPAKSPAQNGKTPNTTTPTGKQNKGKTPDAKVRTEKGTPKTPQTPRSPPTMEEIQNKIKANIEKGVMLPKVEAKFENYIKNGFHVKDSKMIQELWKWRQTVKDRK